CTAATACCTTGAGCTCCAGCCTTCCTCACAGAGTCAGCCTGAGCCACAGTGAGGTATGCTGTCTGCAGAGGCTAAGGCTCTATCTGAGCTTCTCTTCCAAGTTCTGAGCACCAGGGGGTTGGAGGGGAGAAGTCTAAGGAACCTGCTCTACTCTCCAAGGGTAATTTTAGTTTTCTGGATGAGTCACTAAAAAGAATAGGTTAACATGAAGCTACATAGGATCAAGGAAAAATGATCATCACCTTCAGAAATTAAATGGTATAaatgaagagtgtgtgtgtgtgtgtgtgtgtgtgtgtgtgtgtgtgtgtgtgtgtgtgtatcctcaAGCCAGATACAGTGGCACTGGTCTGTGTTCCCAACAtaggggaggctgaggcaaaagggtTTTGAGTAGGCCAGACCAGCTTGAACAACAAAGCAAGACTAAAGCTTTTCTATGAAAACATCTAGTTTATCTAGACCAGTTATGAGGAACATAACTCATTACTAATAGAGTAGCAATATTCTAATGACTTTTCAGTCTAACGTACTTTCTGTGTAGACAGAAAGGGCTGTAGAAACCACAGCCTCTCAGGGTACCTCACTGAGTTCCATACCAGGTCAGCCACAACACTCCCCAGAGGAGAGCACAAGTTCCCAAGGCAAGCTCAGCTTCTTTGTGCTTCTTCCCACTTCCTGCTTAATCTAATCTTAGGTTTTTTATGGTATatttatataccatatatatggtatataaatgtaaatatgcaaatataaatgcatatttataattaaaactgTCCCTAATTTTCTAGGATGAAGCAGGAGTCATGATTAAAACATCCTTATTAAGGAGCTTATAAAAATGGCAAGTGTTTATTTTACAAAGTGTCAGTTTCTATTGTGAAGACTCTAGTATAATCTACTAACATTTGCTCAGATTATTACACACTCCTAAGTCTAAACTCTGCTAATTTGCTTCATTTCTAGTTCAATGCGCTCTAGAAAACAGTATCTCTGGAAGGAAAAGATAAAAGAGTTTTAAAGCTTACCTGTGGTTCCTTGCAGTGGGTCCTGATTAGAGCAGGCAGCAATCTGTAAGCGACCCTGCTCCTTATTGAAGCCAAGCCAGCCCCAGCCTGAACCTTGAACTCCAGCAGACACAGCAGTCAGCTTCTCCTTAAACTTCTCAAAAGATCCAAAGTCACGTTTGATAGCCTCCAGCAACTCTCCTGCAATAGAGTGTTATGTTCACAACACTAAAACATCCTTGTCAAAGAACCAGCTGGACAACATCAGTCGGAAGATTAAGACAACCAGGGAGCTTATGTAATGCCAGTGTTCTGTTCCCGGAGCCAGACACTAAACTGAGTCTCCATTCGCATCATTTTTAATGAAGGCTGATTAATGCAGTTAGGGATTTCTTCCATCCCTGTGGTACCTCACCAGCAAAGAAACAACATTCTCcacattgttttggttttttttttccatctaataGTTTTGACTTTGGCATCCCCCAACCTATGTCCCCACTTAAAAATTGAAAGTTACTGCTGTTACTCAGTGTTCTTCAAGCCTAGATCTTCCCATATTTTCCCcccttggctttttgagacagggtttctctgtggctttggaggctgtcctgtaactccctctgtagaccaggctggccttgaactcacagagatccacctgcctctgcctcctgactgctgggattaaaggcatgcaccaacactgcccGGCAGATCTTCCCatctttattaaattattttttaaaagaattattctcTCTTTTGTTATTGAGCAAATAGTGCACTTAAGAGGGCTGGAGCAAGCTCAATAAACAGACCTGACTGGAGTTCATGAAGCCCTAGATTTGACTCCAACAAAGTAAGggaatgagaggaagagaggagaaggtgTGAGGGGGGAAGACAATCACACACATAGAACCTGgtctcaaacttctgatcctcctgcctctacctcacaaaCACTGGGACTGCAGGCGTGTAGTGCCCCATCCCTAGCTCAACCTTTTATTCTGTAGCAATATAGAATTAATTCCACGTTAAGCATATAAACTTAATCAAATGGGTCCAACATCTCATTTCTCTTATTCTGTTGACCAAAACATAATTATCTTTTACAAACACGGCTAATATATCAAGTGGTACAAACTGTGCAACAGAAACATAAGCGCCACTGACTGACCTTGACACACTTTAAACCCTGGTCATGGCCTCACACATATCAAATCATGCTCTGAAGAGCTTATGAGTAGGTAAGCTAATGAGTAAGACAGGCTGCCTTTTTAACGatagaaaaaaaaccacaacttGAACAACAGGAGTCTGAAAATGTGCCTCGGTAGCAGAAGAGTGGCCTAGCTAGAAAACCAGAGTTCGGTCTCCAGCACCACCACAGAGATGGAGGTAGGGAGAGCCAACACAACCAGAGACATAGGGCACATGCAACAGGGCAAAGAAATCAGGGAGGAGATCTATAGCACAGCCCACACCTTCCCTAATGAGATAACTAAAAGCACCTGAGTCTCCACAAGCCACGTGGGACATCAGGGGGCACCTCACCAGTCATATGGATAAGGTGCtgtaattacagaaaacatactaCTGTCTTACAGAAAACATataatgtataaatgtataaatgtataaatggcTAAAGAGTAGAGTATCTGCTTTAGTATAAAGACAAGTAGATTGTACACACCGTTCATTGCCCAAAGtgcttcttcttgttgtttttgcttttattttcatggaaAACTTGTTTCTCTGGGACAAATGGCTTTTTATATTaggaataataaaacaaaagcgCTACTCCTAGCTCTTTACATACAATTCTGAAAACAGCCCCTAATTACTCCTGTATCACACAGGTGAAGCAAGTACAGTATAAGTGGCTAGCTGTTTTACTCCAGTGAGTCCAAGGCTAGAAGTGAAAGTTCATCTTTTCTAAGTGCTAGTTTTGCCCAGGCTTTCCCTAACACTCACCCTAGGAGAGggcagggcagagagggagggagtctgtgagaaggagaaagaaagtgtgaaagtgagagtgtgtgtgtgtgtaagagagagagagagagagagggagagagagactgggtgaCAGAAATCCTTGGACACATTCTCTATTCCTCCTCCCCTTTGAAACTTAACAATTTGTCACACCCTAACTATAAAAAATACACCAATATGATAACCCAGGGAAAATCTAAGTAACAAACAAATGGACAGTCTTCTAGGGGCAAAGGTCAATGGGCACGTATTTGTCATACAGAAGAtattgagttcaatccccagaataaAAAGACAGACGTCAgtcggtggtggctcatgcctcccagcactcgggaggcagaggcaggtagatttccatgagttggaggccagcctggtctatagagcgagttccaggacaggctccaaagctacagagaaaccctgtttcaaaaaaacaaaaaaaaaaaaaaaagaaaaaagaaaaaccagtcgtgaagcagtggggaggcagggggGCACTAGATGGCTCAGAGAGCAACAGCACTTGCTCTACAAGCCTggtgaagcagaaagagaaaaccagcTCCACCATGCTGTCCTGAGACACCtccacacacatcatgcacacatatacacacaataataataaaataataaaataatgccaggtatggtggtacacaactttaaaccaaatagatggatctctgtgagtttgaggctaacccaGTCCTACtaatctacatagggagttccagccagagatacatagaaGGACAAtacctcaagaaaataaacaaatttcaaaaGACTGTCTACAtaaagttccagaccagccacagctaaacagtgaaaccctgccttttaaagaaaataataataataataattataataataataataataataataataataataataggacaaaacaaaaccaacaatcaTTCCTACAGTACACCAAATATAAAGCTGTACCAGCATATACCAACCTTTGGGTTCTCCACCACCTTTAGGGCTCAGGTTTGTCCAGAAAATGGAGTGATTGATATGTCCCCCACCATTGAACTTCAGGGCAGGTTGAAGAGCAACCTGAGTCGTAACATCTCCTGAAATATAAAATGCAAACACCCATTAGAAATTCTtcctcagccaggtggtggtggtgaacacctttaatcccagcacttgggaggcagaaggtagatttctgtgagttcgaggccagcctggtcgacagaacaagttccaggacagccaatgctacacagagaaaccctgcctcaaaaaactaaaaaaaaaaaaaaaattcttcctctCTAAGCCTGCAATAGAGTACTAAAATCAGgcattacaaaaaaaaacattgcctTTTTTGTTCTCAGCAGCACTCACTAAATAAAGCtctgaatacatacacacacacacacacacacacacacacacacacacacacacacacacacacacacacacacacacacacacaaaagggagGGGGGATTAAAGTTAAGATGCTTTTACAACACTCAGGAAAGTTTCCCAAGTGTCAGATGTCTCCTTAAAGGAAAGGCTTTCCCAACTGGGATATTCCCGCTTCACCATTACCTCATCCTTCCCGCCTCTGTTATTCCTAAGTCAGAGTCTCTTCCCGTATTCAAGGTTCATGTGATTTGCTTATTTCAAGCAAACCTTCCAGAATGTGGtaatttccttctcttggttTGGTCATTTACCTCAAACACAGTCATGCTGAAATACCAAACTTCTCCAGTAGAGGCCCCTAGTCAACCAGATGTCACCGTCTAACATTTTTAATGTCAACCAATTTCCCAGATCTGAGAGTCAGTAAAAGTACATTTAAGAAAAAGTGAATTCTACTATGTAGATTTTCAAGCAATACAGCTAATCTAGAGACATGACTACCAATTATTTTCCTTGTAAAAACTACTAATAGATTAAAAAGGCAGCATACTATTTTGACTAGCCATTTAAACAATATTCCCAGGAGCTATGGTTGGTTCAACAggtaaaaagcaagcaaacaaacaaaaaagctcttGCCAGGAAAAACCTGACCTGAACTGACAGTCTGAGTTCAGTTCTTGTAtaccacagtggaaggagagaatcaactgcCAAAAGTCACCCTCTGACCCCTACCAGCCGGATGTGTCATACAGGTATCCATCCACACACGCACAGACAGAGTTTTTACCACAGCATTCCCATATACATCACCTGAGGTGCAAACGCAAAAAGCCCACATTACGGATTAAAAATGTAGataaataaacaattattttttccatttttgtgacAGGTACTGTCtaccacaaaatatttttcttgtgaaCTTTGACCCCAAAATCAAGTCTACTAACGCTGGCCTGTTCTACTGTGAAGTGCTAACTCCTGCATTTTCCTCTCCCACAATTAGTAAAAGGTGTGCAATGGGAATTCCGCAGGGGCTTCTCAGGGGCCAGGGAGCCCTAGTTGTAGACTGACCAGTCCTACTGTTGTCAGAAACAATGACAATAATCACGACGCGGGCTGCCGTCTCCTGATGCCACCCACTTCAGACCCTCTCCCGCACCTGCTGCCAGGCCACGGGCGGGTCGCTCGCTCTCAGCAACGCCCCAGCCGCTTCTAGCCCAAGCCACCCTGCCACTCAAGGGCACCTAGCTGACCCAGCCTGGGCACTCTCAATCCTCCCGCAAATGGCTGCCAAGGCTACCTGAAAAAGCAAACTTTCCCAAAGCCACGTTATGTAACAACCGCCTGTTTTAAATGTCCAtgtgcaaaacaaaaataataaatattcactATGCAAAAAGCAGCGGCGTCCCGGAGCTGCCTCTCAAGGACTCCCGGTTCACCAACGCTAACTAGCCACGCGGGTGACAAAGACGGACCCCAAAAATAAGAAAGGGCATCGGGGACTTTTGTGAGGTCCTGCCGTTTTCTGGGATAATAAAGGACGTTTGTGCAAACCAACGGAGGCACTCCCCTGTCTCGAAACAAGTCTGGAAAAGGGGGTCAGTCAGGTGGGAAGCGGTGCCCACCGGGGGCGCCTCTCGCGCAGGGGGCGTCGCACCTACCCTTGGCCAGGGCCTCGCGGTACTTCTCCTCGGTGGCGTTCAGGTTGTTCACGTAGGCCGCGTGGTGCTTGCTGTGGTGCAGCTGCATGATCTGCGCGTTGATGTGCGGCTCCAGCGCGCCATAGTCGTAAGGCAGGTCCGGGAGGCTGTGCTTATGCCGGGAGCCCGCGGCCGTCGCCGCCGGGGCCAGCCTCCTGCCGGCGCTGAAGGGACAGAGAGGACGCCGCCGCCGTTAGGCAGGCGACACCGCGTACCAGACACGCCCGCGGCCCCGAGACCCACCCCACGGAGGACGCCGCGGCCCCGGGACCCCGCCGCTCACCTGCAAGCCGCCCGACACAACATGCTGAGGTGCCCACGGCCACTGCTCTCCTCAGAATACGGCCGTTCGCTCTCAAGCGCGCGCCTGCTCTGCTCTGCGGCGTCCGCACAGCGTCCGCAAGGACAGAGCGCGAGGCGGGGACTCTGTCGGCCGCTCCCATCAGCGGAGGGGGGACGATGACACGGGCACCCAGCCCGCACCTAAGCGGCGCCCAGAGAAGGCATAGATCCCCCCGCGCAGAATTGGTAGCGTCCGAGAGCTTGCCACGGCCACGCCCCCTGAGTGACCCCGCCCCCGTCCCGGCTCTGGTCCCGCCCCTGTTCGGTTCGCCCCGCCCAGCCtgggctgtgggctgtgggctgtgggGCATCCCCTCCTGTTCCCCGCTCTCCCTTTGGAAGCTCCCGGAGATCGTACTCCGGGAAGACACGGCCCTGCTGCTGGTCAGAGCTATGTTGTAACCAAGGCCCCTCTGACCCAGCTACTTGTGCCCGGAATGACCTTCCCTGTTGCCTTCTCCCGGCCTGAGTCAGGACCGCAGCCAGGTGTCTTGATCTCCCACCGGCTGCCCAGCCACAAGGGCTGCTGCAACTTAAACCATGCCTCAGGTTTTCATGTGTCAATCTTGGTTACCCCTGGAACTGATATTCCAGACGCAGCTTGCCGAGCCTAGCTGTTAACGATTAGGAGTCGGGATTAGAACGCGAAGTTCATCTTTCCTCAAGTCCTTCCTGTACCCTGCACGTTTTTGGTGGCTTCGGTCACTCCAAAAACCAACTGATAGACCAAATGTAAAAGGACATTGTTTCCCTTTGTGGTCTCAGAGTCTAATAAGCTATgagtattaaatattttcataaaaattatgtATAGAATTTAAGACAGCCTTCCACGGATAGGATTTGGGTTTAAGCCTTCATTGGTTAGGACACACTATCAAAGGAAACAGAAGGCCGGTGGCTGGCTGCATAATTCCCGCTGTTTTCTTCAACCCCTTTGCAAACTCCCCAAGGATGACTGGGTTCGGGGTAAGAGAAATTGTTCACAGGCCTCAGGAGAAGTGCTGAGTGCCTGTGCTTGGGTAAAGGAGACCCGGGCTGTATTATAGATACCTTTAAAATGCAAAAAGCCTGGGTCAGTATGGTTGGAAACTAGTGGACTTGTCAGCTGAGAAAAAGGCAGCCCTGAAGGTATTCCTCCAGCAAGGTGGTCTGACACTTCCCTGCCCCTTGTCAATTCCACATGGTTGGGTTTTAAATCTCTGCATGAAAAGATCTTAGCTGCgtcctcttctgttttttttttttcatattaatgttttagattagcatacaaagtaatgggtatCATTAGGGCATTttcatctctatttctttttctttcatgtaacAAATCTTAATCCAGGCAGGAATCTAAGCGAAAATGACTTGTACCTGGCATTTATCATAATCTCCAGAGACTATGGTCCTAAATGCCATCATCCCAAATGTTGAAGTCCCAAAAGAACCAAATCCCTAAAATGTAAATTGTCTACAGTTAAAATTCCGAAAAAGTATAATGCTGAAATCCTAAAGCCAAAATTCAGAAAACTCTcaatttccatgttttttttaagattttatttatttattatgtatgcaacattctgcctccatatgcacaccagaagagggcagcagatctcattacggatggttgtgagccaccatgtggttgctgggaaccgaactcaggacctctaggaagagcagtcggtgctctaacctctgagccatctctccagtcctccatgttttttaaagcaaaagaaaggttatgcccggcgttggtggcacaggcctttaatcccagcactcgggaggcagaggcaggtggatctctgtgagttcgagaccagcctggtctacaagagctagttccaggacagcctccaaagccacagagaaaccctgtctcaaaaaaaaacaaaacaaaaaaaaacaaaaaaaaaaaaaagaaaagaaaagaaaagaaaggttacATAAAATGGGTAGAAACCAACTCCCAAGGAAATTTCTAGTCACAGAATATAGATCACACAACCATTCCCAAATGTGCCACCTGCCCTGACATTCCTCCAGTGGACAGAATttctgggggttttgtttgtttgtttgtggggtttttttttattttgttttgttttgttggctttttgagacagggtttctctgtggctttagaggctgtcctggaactccctttgtagaccaggctaccctcgaactcacagagattcacctgcctcagcctcccgagggttgggattaaagacatgcgccaccaccacccagccagaatttctgatttttttacaGTGAATCAAAGATATATTTGCAACAAGTAGAGACCATCACaaatgggggtgggaggacaAACTCCAGGTCCTTGACCATTACCCATTAAAAGCATACTCCCAACACCACCATAAGACCTCAATGTTTATAGGCCAGGAACCCTTATGACTTAATCAAGTCAAAATTAGCAGGGTTTAAGATGGCTACACCAATGACAAAAACAAGGAGAAACTGTTACAAGAAACCAGTATAACAAtttccccacacacaaaaaaataaataaaaaataaaaaaataaaaacaaacctctaGCTTTAGTAactcaattaatttaaaaatcattaattcTGGAGGCCACACAGCTGAACGACAACACATTGTTAGTTTCCTGCTAGCTTTTATGCGTGGATTTTGAGAACCATCACCTAGGCAACTTTTGCTACAAACTGTGACTCTTTGCCAAAGTTGCCCACCCAGTGAGTGACTTAAATGGCATAAAACATTTGCATCTCTGTCTTCATATGTGTCTGTCCCTTCTTTTTAACTTGAGTCAAACTCAATTCAACTTGTTGCTCATTTGGGAAATGTTTTGTGGAAGACCACCGGCACATTGTGAACTTGGCCTACTGCCCTCTGGAGCAGTTGTGTGTTTCTTCTGCCCCAACCTGTCTTTCTCTGAGTCTCAAGCACTTGTTGTCCTTCAGCCTTTCTGTACGGTCCAAACCAAATCATGAGGCTAACATATTTATGCAAGATGATGATGTCAAGAAAGACTCAGCAGTTCCTCTGCTAAGCCTCTGCCTGTCACCCTGGAAACCTCAAGGCCAGTATTTGCATACAAGAAGAACATCTTTTGCAACTGTGCTCATGACTAATGGACAATTACCAAACTTTAGTCTCCCCTAACCCACGACTCAATAAAGGCTTGCTGTTCTTCATTGTTAGTTTATTTTTCCCCCTCGATTACCAATGTCTCCCTTGGGCTTAAACTGAAGTTGGTCAGCTTAGGCTGATGTCCCAAAAGGGGGAGCTTGCCTGTCTTCCCATTTGTAGTATTTGGAACATGAAGAcatctccttcctctgcctccggagtgcttggagtacaggcatgtaccaccatgtctagctGCTTCGTTCCAGTTCCACTGTCTCCATGCCCTGGGATTCTGTCATCTAGTACCAATAGCTTGAAGAATACCAGCAGAGTCACTGACTGGTTgcaaaataattatatatgtggTATAAAAAGACACACAGTAGTGGTGCTGTTTAGTCACCAGGGTTGTTTCCTCCAAATCTGTGCTCGGAAAACATGTGAAATGTTCCTCACACCCAAAGATAGAACTCAGCCCCTGTCTCCCTACCcctttttatatgtgtatggtgtatataCATGTTCATATGATGTACACATACGACGTGTCTGTGGGTGCTGttctcatggaggccagagatcagtgtcaggtgtcttcctaaATTcgtctctaccttatttttagagacagggtctctcactgaagctggagctcatCAGTTCCCTAGGtaccatctgtctccaccaacaGCACAGGACCTACAACCaggtaccaccacacccagcttttatgtgggtgctggggatttgaactcagttcttcatgcttgcacagcagacactttacccactgagtcaacCTCCCAGCCAACTccactgtctgtgtgtgtgtgtgtgtgtgtgtgtgtgtgtgtgtgtgtgtgtggttttaatgTGTAGCCGGGTCCAGatgccttgaactcccaatcctcctgccttggcatcCAGAGTGATGGGATTTCAGAGGTGTACCACTATGATCAGCTATCAAAACTGTCTTGTTTATATACAACCTGTGTTTTGAAAGGTGCCTCTGTATTTCCCACTTATGCTTATCATCACAATTCCTGACTTCTTTCTTATTGTATTTCTTACCTTTAACACATTAGTTTTTTTAACCAGAGGCTTGCTACTGCCTCTTTGTTCTGACCTTGGGCCATTTGTGCTGAGATTACTTTTGCTTCTTTCCCAGTGACAGTGAAGAACTCAgcttcctgtctttttctttgaCTGGTGACCAACCCTTCCAACCCTTACAAAGAAACCGATAAACCAGAACAGATCCAGGGAAGGGTGAAAGGAAGGGTCACCCGGTGTTTAAAACCAGTAAGTCCCTCCAAAAGCTCCCTGGCTAATGACAATGCAATGTCTCCCAACCTCACATCTATTACTGAAAGCTACTTTGCTTCCATGTGGCCGCCAGGTGGTGCTCCTTCCCAGAGTACAGTACTGTATACACCTTTCAGGAGAGTTTTTTGTTGAAAATCTATGCCCAGTGACCGTAAGTCCATGTGCCTGGACTATGGATAGCCCTGTCCTGGTGTCTCAGTAAATAACCACATCTCACTGCTGTTGTCGGGCGAGCCACTGATTTTCCTCTGGTATTTGGTAGGGTAGAGCAGTTAGGGTAGAAATGTTATAGAAATAATGTACCTTCCCAGAGAGAAACACTCCATACACTTAGCGATTAATTAAGGAAAAGCTCTTTAATATCCATTGGCTTTCATAATGGGCAGCACAAACAAAGAAATGTCCACAATGGCCTGACCCGGAATGGTCAGCACAGGCAAAGTGAGTTTTATGGTGGCATAACTCATGCACCTTTGGTACTGGCTAATCAACCATGGTGTTTCCAGACATGAAACAGGTAAGAATCTTACTGCTTTTCTGCTTGATCTGTATAAgcagaaaaattctcaaacaagtttttaaaaaggctACATTGGATTGTGGCAAAAGGGAATCTTGGCCCATGTATTCAGTATTTTCGATCAATTATCATTTCCCTTTTGAAGCTAAGATTGCCCCAAGGTGATTCCTGTGATTTCAGATTTTGCTTTTGGCATCTATATTATGTAATGAATAATGGCCAGACTACATACTGTTTAAAATAGAATTGTAACCTGCAGCCTATAGCAACTGTCTCAAGTAGTCAAAACTTTATTAACAGTAACAGCCCAGGGAACAATAACTACTGTACTCAGGGCAATAGAAACTCAATGTGCTGTCTACTCATAATCCAGGAAGCTAGATCATACCCTCTATAACTGTTTAAAATGCATAGGACTTGATTAAACACTGACAGCTCCCCCAATTTTGCCTCCCAACTGCCATGTAAACCCGGGTGGCCTCAAACACCGCATGaagttgaagatgaccttgatcctcctgccttcacctcctgagtgctgtgggtTGAACCCAAGGGTTCAGGTATGCCAGGCACTCAGCAGCTGAAccatatcccccccccccccggtctCCACTTTCAACATAGTCAACTATGCTCTTCTGATTGACTTCCAACTAGTCACCTACTTTCCGCTGCCCAGTGCCCAGCCGCCAATCAGTACACAGCTGGAACAGCTGCTTTCCCACCGAGAAGCCTCCTCTGCCTGCCCTGGAATCTCGTCATGACTTAGACTGACTTCCTCCCTCAAGAGCCCAAACTCTCAAAAGACAGCCACTGCttatcatgtttttaattttttttatttttgagccCTTGCTTTTTCTCATTTGATTCGGTGTGGTTTCTTTGGAAACTTGATTGCCACATAACTTGCATGCCAGAAATGTGCCCTTTTTGTGCTGGTTTGATTAGTTTTGATAAGTGTGTATATCTGGGTAACCAAGATAAAGAACAAACGCATAGACCCAGATAACCACATACAGGGTTACAACCCTAAGTTCCTTGTTCTTCCTTTTCAGttactttctcttctcctccacTTGTAGCACAGGCTGATCTCAAGTCTATCACTCTGGGttagttttgtcttttctccTAAATCCCATGGATATCTCTTACTCAGACATTTCCTCTAAATTTTAGGTGTAACAAAATATTTGACTTaaatcccccagaactggaagcAGGAtctctggattttttgtttgtttgtttgttttgttaaaatggaaaaaagaacttaaaggctagagagatgactcagcagttaaatgTGCTTGGATGCTcctccagagatcctgagttcactTTCCA
This DNA window, taken from Cricetulus griseus strain 17A/GY chromosome 2, alternate assembly CriGri-PICRH-1.0, whole genome shotgun sequence, encodes the following:
- the Sod2 gene encoding superoxide dismutase [Mn], mitochondrial, yielding MLCRAACSAGRRLAPAATAAGSRHKHSLPDLPYDYGALEPHINAQIMQLHHSKHHAAYVNNLNATEEKYREALAKGDVTTQVALQPALKFNGGGHINHSIFWTNLSPKGGGEPKGELLEAIKRDFGSFEKFKEKLTAVSAGVQGSGWGWLGFNKEQGRLQIAACSNQDPLQGTTGLIPLLGIDVWEHAYYLQYKNVRPDYLKAIWNVINWENVTERYTACKK